The nucleotide sequence AGCGCGGCGTCCCAGGTGCGGGAGCGGCCGGCAGCCGCGTTCATGTCCCCGAGGAGCACCAGGGGGCCGTCCCACCCGAGGAGGAGGCCCTGGAGCGCGGCCAGCTGGCGCAGCCGCGCCCGCTCCGGCCACGGGTCGAGGTGGGTGGCGCCCACCCGCCAGGCCACTCCCGTGCGCCGGTCCGTGAGGTCGGCCAGCACCAGGGTGCGGGGGAAGAGGTCCCCCGGCACCTTCGACCCCGGGACCTCCGGCAGCGCGGACAGCCACCGCTGCTGCCAGCGCTCGATCCGGAAGCGGGTGGTGTCCACGGCCAGCAGGCACCGCTCGCCGCCGCCGTCGGCGTCCCGGCCCCCGCCCAGGAGGACGTGGTCCGGCCCCAGGGCCTGCTGCAGGGGGTGCAGCTGCTGCGGGAGGACCTCCTGGAGGGCGACCAGCTCCGGCCGGTGGGCCCGGAGCACGGCCTGCACGGCGGGGGCCCGGGTGAACCACGCGTCCGGCGCCGTCCGGCCGTACTTCGGCAGGGGGCGCCGGACGTTGAAGGTCATGGCCGTGAACGCGCCCCGGCCCCGCGGACCACGGGGGTCGGCGGGGCCGGGGCGGGCGTGGGCTGCCACGGTCGCG is from Kocuria rosea and encodes:
- a CDS encoding endonuclease/exonuclease/phosphatase family protein, encoding MTFNVRRPLPKYGRTAPDAWFTRAPAVQAVLRAHRPELVALQEVLPQQLHPLQQALGPDHVLLGGGRDADGGGERCLLAVDTTRFRIERWQQRWLSALPEVPGSKVPGDLFPRTLVLADLTDRRTGVAWRVGATHLDPWPERARLRQLAALQGLLLGWDGPLVLLGDMNAAAGRSRTWDAALAGGLRDTLPPDAAGTFPRYREPGARTPRLDWILYGGPVRVLDARVLAERPRGVWASDHFPVRAELEHDGGPAS